A region of Nostoc sp. 'Peltigera membranacea cyanobiont' N6 DNA encodes the following proteins:
- a CDS encoding SDR family NAD(P)-dependent oxidoreductase codes for MKHLVDKVALVTGATRGIGRGIAIGLAEAGATVYVTGRSLNNSSSDWVSGSLSETQSAIDEIGGVCIPVQVDHSDDEQVRLLFERIQDEQDGQLDLLVNNAYSGVQAIRDAFGQPFWDCEPSIWDASNNVGLRSHYIASVFAARIMTKHKSGLICTISSWAGMSYIFNAAYGVGKAACDRLAADMAVELKPYNVASVSIWPGIVGTELFDRFASEMNQTNATEQKNSFISDRYNWETPLFTGRAIAALACESNIMRYTGRVQIVAELADKYGIVDENGDRPASLRSLRFLLPTALPVLRTYSSLIPDIKIPWSLLLLNALSSPKI; via the coding sequence ATGAAACACCTTGTAGATAAAGTGGCATTGGTAACAGGTGCTACGCGGGGAATTGGGAGAGGAATTGCTATTGGTTTGGCTGAGGCTGGGGCAACTGTATACGTCACAGGCCGCAGCCTCAACAACTCTTCTAGTGATTGGGTTTCAGGAAGTCTTAGTGAAACCCAATCAGCTATTGACGAAATCGGTGGTGTGTGCATTCCGGTGCAAGTAGACCACAGCGACGATGAACAGGTGCGTTTACTATTTGAGCGCATCCAAGATGAGCAAGATGGACAACTTGACTTACTGGTGAATAATGCTTACTCAGGAGTTCAGGCAATCAGAGACGCTTTTGGGCAGCCCTTTTGGGATTGCGAACCAAGTATTTGGGATGCTAGTAACAACGTTGGTCTTCGTAGCCACTATATTGCGAGTGTTTTTGCTGCTCGAATCATGACCAAGCACAAATCTGGACTAATTTGCACCATTTCCTCGTGGGCGGGGATGTCCTATATATTTAATGCAGCTTATGGTGTTGGTAAGGCAGCTTGCGATCGCCTCGCAGCTGATATGGCTGTTGAATTAAAACCCTATAATGTCGCTTCTGTTTCAATTTGGCCGGGGATTGTTGGGACTGAGCTTTTTGACCGTTTTGCTTCTGAGATGAATCAAACCAATGCTACTGAGCAAAAAAACTCATTCATCAGCGATCGCTACAACTGGGAAACTCCCTTATTTACTGGACGGGCGATCGCTGCACTTGCTTGTGAGTCAAATATCATGCGCTATACAGGACGCGTGCAGATTGTTGCCGAACTAGCTGATAAATATGGAATTGTCGATGAAAATGGCGATCGGCCCGCATCGCTACGTTCTTTACGTTTTTTGCTACCAACTGCATTGCCAGTATTGAGAACCTATTCATCGCTCATACCCGATATTAAAATACCGTGGTCACTATTATTATTGAATGCCCTTAGCTCACCTAAAATTTAA